One Ornithorhynchus anatinus isolate Pmale09 chromosome 2, mOrnAna1.pri.v4, whole genome shotgun sequence DNA segment encodes these proteins:
- the TLCD3B gene encoding ceramide synthase isoform X2 gives MASTAGYIVSSSCKHIIDDQHWLTSAYTQFAVPYFIYDIYAMFLCHWHKHQVKGHGRDDGGTRPPGSTWAVALGYLHKEFLMVLHHAVMVLVCFPLSVVWRQGKGDFFLGCMLMAEVSTPFVCLGKILIQYKQQHTLLHKVNGTLMLLSFLCCRVLLFPYLYWAYGQHAGLPLLAVPLAIPAHVNLGAALLLAPQLYWFFLICRGACRLFRPRGAAPPSPRPPPGLHNGPRD, from the exons ATGGCCTCCACGGCCGGCTACATCGTCTCCTCATCCTGCAAACACATCATCGATGACCA ACACTGGCTGACCTCCGCCTACACACAGTTCGCGGTGCCCTATTTCATCTACGACATCTACGCCATGTTCCTCTGCCACTGGCACAAACATCAGGTCAAAGGGCACGGCAGGGATGATGGGGGAACCCGCCCCCCGGGAAGTACGTGGGCTGTGGCCCTCGGCTACCTGCACAAGGAATTCCTCATGGTGTTGCACCACGCGGTTATGGTGCTGGTCTGCTTCCCTCTGTCTGTG GTGTGGCGGCAGGGTAAAGGCGACTTCTTCTTGGGCTGTATGCTGATGGCTGAAGTCAGCACACCCTTCGTCTGCCTGGGCAAGATCCTCATCCAG taCAAGCAGCAGCACACGCTGCTGCACAAGGTGAACGGGACACTGATGCTGCTGAGCTTCCTCTGCTGCCGCGTGCTGCTCTTCCCTTACTTGTACTGGGCCTACGGGCAGCACGCAGGACTGCCGCTGCTGGCCGTGCCCCTGGCCATCCCCGCCCACGTCAACCTGGGTGCCGCCCTGCTCCTGGCCCCGCAGCTCTACTGGTTCTTCCTCATCTGCCGTGGGGCCTGCCGCCTCTTCAGGCCCCGTGGGGCCGCGCCTCCGTCCCCTCGGCCTCCGCCGGGACTGCACAACGGGCCCCGGGACtga
- the TLCD3B gene encoding ceramide synthase isoform X1 — protein MLSPLVAGGVVFPGLFLLSKNTLRRLPQLRWEEADAVIVSARLVSSVQAIMASTAGYIVSSSCKHIIDDQHWLTSAYTQFAVPYFIYDIYAMFLCHWHKHQVKGHGRDDGGTRPPGSTWAVALGYLHKEFLMVLHHAVMVLVCFPLSVVWRQGKGDFFLGCMLMAEVSTPFVCLGKILIQYKQQHTLLHKVNGTLMLLSFLCCRVLLFPYLYWAYGQHAGLPLLAVPLAIPAHVNLGAALLLAPQLYWFFLICRGACRLFRPRGAAPPSPRPPPGLHNGPRD, from the exons ATGCTGTCCCCTCTCGTGGCTGGAGGCGTTGTGTTTCCcggactcttcctcctctccaagaaCACGCTCCGGCGACTGCCCCAGCTGCGCTGGGAAGAGGCCGATGCGGTCATTGTCTCAGCCAG GTTGGTGTCTTCGGTTCAGGCCATCATGGCCTCCACGGCCGGCTACATCGTCTCCTCATCCTGCAAACACATCATCGATGACCA ACACTGGCTGACCTCCGCCTACACACAGTTCGCGGTGCCCTATTTCATCTACGACATCTACGCCATGTTCCTCTGCCACTGGCACAAACATCAGGTCAAAGGGCACGGCAGGGATGATGGGGGAACCCGCCCCCCGGGAAGTACGTGGGCTGTGGCCCTCGGCTACCTGCACAAGGAATTCCTCATGGTGTTGCACCACGCGGTTATGGTGCTGGTCTGCTTCCCTCTGTCTGTG GTGTGGCGGCAGGGTAAAGGCGACTTCTTCTTGGGCTGTATGCTGATGGCTGAAGTCAGCACACCCTTCGTCTGCCTGGGCAAGATCCTCATCCAG taCAAGCAGCAGCACACGCTGCTGCACAAGGTGAACGGGACACTGATGCTGCTGAGCTTCCTCTGCTGCCGCGTGCTGCTCTTCCCTTACTTGTACTGGGCCTACGGGCAGCACGCAGGACTGCCGCTGCTGGCCGTGCCCCTGGCCATCCCCGCCCACGTCAACCTGGGTGCCGCCCTGCTCCTGGCCCCGCAGCTCTACTGGTTCTTCCTCATCTGCCGTGGGGCCTGCCGCCTCTTCAGGCCCCGTGGGGCCGCGCCTCCGTCCCCTCGGCCTCCGCCGGGACTGCACAACGGGCCCCGGGACtga